In Oncorhynchus clarkii lewisi isolate Uvic-CL-2024 chromosome 16, UVic_Ocla_1.0, whole genome shotgun sequence, one genomic interval encodes:
- the LOC139367448 gene encoding melanopsin-A-like isoform X2, with protein sequence MSQTTTTTPSGPSSSPWASRAWWETSSSCMPSAACELYAFCGALFGMTSMITLLVIAVDRYFVITRPLASMGVMSRRRALYVMGAAWFYSMFWSLPPFFGWSAYVPEGLMTSCSWDYMTFTPSVRSYTMLLFIFVFFIPLFIIIYCYICIFIAVRSATRAVCKINEGTRDSVKSMHKMRTEWKTAKIALIVILLYVISWAPYSCVALTAFAGYADMLTPYMNSVPAAIAKASAIHNPIIYAITHPKYRLAISRYIPFMGVLLCVPTRDRYSNSSFMSSTRRSTLTSTTSDPGKTGKPRQSSLSDSESAFTDTEGQHSSRPASRQVSSDVTQLQPTFSQRSKGHCSLKVKGRDSGAFEKAASQSPSDPAVCRLQHVTTLTEPEDISMSEIVGLTSILPATLDDVREEKSSQGVSERGSSTCLTDLIPAIVLTSTSSPSSISLLQRQGSRGNPANNSSKEAGLAVREPVDVVQLDNV encoded by the exons ATGTCCcagaccaccaccactacaccctcGGGTCCGTCATCCTCGCCGTGGGCATCACGGGCATGGTGGGAAACTTCCTCGTCATGTATGCCTTCTGCAG CATGTGAGCTGTATGCGTTCTGTGGAGCGTTGTTTGGGATGACCAGTATGATCACACTGCTGGTGATCGCCGTGGACCGCTACTTCGTCATCACACGGCCGCTGGCGTCCATGGGTGTGATGTCCCGACGTCGGGCCCTCTACGTCATGGGTGCTGCCTGGTTCTACTCTATGTTCTGGTCCCTACCTCCCTTCTTTGGCTGGA gtgcgTACGTCCCAGAGGGGTTGATGACGTCGTGTTCGTGGGACTACATGACATTCACGCCGTCCGTCCGCTCTTACACCATGCTGCTCTTCATCTTCGTCttcttcatccccctcttcatcatcatctacTGCTACATCTGCATCTTCATCGCTGTACGCAGCGCCACGAG ggcAGTGTGTAAGATAAACGAGGGCACCAGGGACTCAGTGAAGAGCATGCATAAGATGAGGACTGAGTGGAAGACGGCCAAGATCGCTCTCATCGTCATCCTGCTCTACGTCATCTCCTGGGCTCCGTACTCCTGTGTCGCGCTCACCGCCTTCGCAGg gtatgCTGACATGCTAACTCCGTATATGAACTCTGTTCCTGCTGCCATCGCTAAAGCCTCTGCCATCCACAACCCTATAATATACGCTATAAcacaccccaaatacag GCTAGCTATCAGTAGGTACATTCCATTTAtgggtgtgttgctgtgtgttccTACCAGAGATCGTTATAGCAACAGCAGCTTCATGTCCTCCACCCGTCGCTCAACCCTCACCAGTACAACATCTGACCCCGGTAAGACTGGCAAGCCCCGCCAGTCCTCCCTGTCCGACAGCGAATCA gcatTTACGGACACGGAGGGGCAACACTCCTCTCGTCCGGCCAGTCGTCAGGTGTCCAGTGATGTCACCCAGCTCCAGCCCACCTTTTCCCAGAGGTCAAAAGGTCATTGCTCCCTGAAGGTGAAAGGTCGTGACTCAGGAGCGTTTGAGAAAGCAGCTTCTCAGTCCCcctctgaccctgctgtctgccGCCTGCAACACGTCACT ACGCTGACAGAGCCAGAGGACATCTCCATGTCTGAGATCGTTGGTTTGACCAGTATCCTTCCTGCTACT ctggaTGATGTCAGAGAGGAGAAGTCGTCTCAAGGTGTTAGTGAGCGTGGATCTTCCACATGCCTAACCGACCTGATCCCTGCCATCGTACTCACGTCTACGTCTagcccctcctccatctccctgctTCAAAGACAAGGTTCCCGAGGCAACCCAGCCAATAACAGCAGTAAAGAGGCGGGGCTTGCTGTAAGAGAACCTGTGGATGTTGTGCAGTTGGACAATGTGTGA
- the LOC139367448 gene encoding melanopsin-A-like isoform X1, which yields MSSRSPVKADSIPTQDPSLAPWNISSVSAHRLMELPPASTSVAMTVRWPFPTVDVPDHHHYTLGSVILAVGITGMVGNFLVMYAFCRSRSLRTPANMFIINLALTDFLMCVTQTPIFFINSMHNRWIFGEKACELYAFCGALFGMTSMITLLVIAVDRYFVITRPLASMGVMSRRRALYVMGAAWFYSMFWSLPPFFGWSAYVPEGLMTSCSWDYMTFTPSVRSYTMLLFIFVFFIPLFIIIYCYICIFIAVRSATRAVCKINEGTRDSVKSMHKMRTEWKTAKIALIVILLYVISWAPYSCVALTAFAGYADMLTPYMNSVPAAIAKASAIHNPIIYAITHPKYRLAISRYIPFMGVLLCVPTRDRYSNSSFMSSTRRSTLTSTTSDPGKTGKPRQSSLSDSESAFTDTEGQHSSRPASRQVSSDVTQLQPTFSQRSKGHCSLKVKGRDSGAFEKAASQSPSDPAVCRLQHVTTLTEPEDISMSEIVGLTSILPATLDDVREEKSSQGVSERGSSTCLTDLIPAIVLTSTSSPSSISLLQRQGSRGNPANNSSKEAGLAVREPVDVVQLDNV from the exons ATGAGCTCGCGCTCGCCAGTCAAGGCGGACAGCATCCCCACGCAAGACCCGTCTCTCGCGCCTTGGAACATCAGCTCTGTAAGCGCGCATCGCCTGATGGAGCTTCCGCCCGCGTCCACCTCA gttgcCATGACGGTGCGATGGCCCTTCCCAACGGTGGATGTCCcagaccaccaccactacaccctcGGGTCCGTCATCCTCGCCGTGGGCATCACGGGCATGGTGGGAAACTTCCTCGTCATGTATGCCTTCTGCAG gagTCGGAGTTTACGTACTCCAGCCAACATGTTCATTATTAACCTGGCGTTGACAGACTTCCTCATGTGTGTGACTCAGACCCCCATCTTCTTCATCAACAGCATGCACAACAGGTGGATCTTTGGAGAGAAAG CATGTGAGCTGTATGCGTTCTGTGGAGCGTTGTTTGGGATGACCAGTATGATCACACTGCTGGTGATCGCCGTGGACCGCTACTTCGTCATCACACGGCCGCTGGCGTCCATGGGTGTGATGTCCCGACGTCGGGCCCTCTACGTCATGGGTGCTGCCTGGTTCTACTCTATGTTCTGGTCCCTACCTCCCTTCTTTGGCTGGA gtgcgTACGTCCCAGAGGGGTTGATGACGTCGTGTTCGTGGGACTACATGACATTCACGCCGTCCGTCCGCTCTTACACCATGCTGCTCTTCATCTTCGTCttcttcatccccctcttcatcatcatctacTGCTACATCTGCATCTTCATCGCTGTACGCAGCGCCACGAG ggcAGTGTGTAAGATAAACGAGGGCACCAGGGACTCAGTGAAGAGCATGCATAAGATGAGGACTGAGTGGAAGACGGCCAAGATCGCTCTCATCGTCATCCTGCTCTACGTCATCTCCTGGGCTCCGTACTCCTGTGTCGCGCTCACCGCCTTCGCAGg gtatgCTGACATGCTAACTCCGTATATGAACTCTGTTCCTGCTGCCATCGCTAAAGCCTCTGCCATCCACAACCCTATAATATACGCTATAAcacaccccaaatacag GCTAGCTATCAGTAGGTACATTCCATTTAtgggtgtgttgctgtgtgttccTACCAGAGATCGTTATAGCAACAGCAGCTTCATGTCCTCCACCCGTCGCTCAACCCTCACCAGTACAACATCTGACCCCGGTAAGACTGGCAAGCCCCGCCAGTCCTCCCTGTCCGACAGCGAATCA gcatTTACGGACACGGAGGGGCAACACTCCTCTCGTCCGGCCAGTCGTCAGGTGTCCAGTGATGTCACCCAGCTCCAGCCCACCTTTTCCCAGAGGTCAAAAGGTCATTGCTCCCTGAAGGTGAAAGGTCGTGACTCAGGAGCGTTTGAGAAAGCAGCTTCTCAGTCCCcctctgaccctgctgtctgccGCCTGCAACACGTCACT ACGCTGACAGAGCCAGAGGACATCTCCATGTCTGAGATCGTTGGTTTGACCAGTATCCTTCCTGCTACT ctggaTGATGTCAGAGAGGAGAAGTCGTCTCAAGGTGTTAGTGAGCGTGGATCTTCCACATGCCTAACCGACCTGATCCCTGCCATCGTACTCACGTCTACGTCTagcccctcctccatctccctgctTCAAAGACAAGGTTCCCGAGGCAACCCAGCCAATAACAGCAGTAAAGAGGCGGGGCTTGCTGTAAGAGAACCTGTGGATGTTGTGCAGTTGGACAATGTGTGA